A DNA window from Mus caroli chromosome 8, CAROLI_EIJ_v1.1, whole genome shotgun sequence contains the following coding sequences:
- the Palm3 gene encoding paralemmin-3 has product MALQTSVLSPATPTVMAESALYRQRLEVIAEKRRLQEEIGAARRELEEEKLRVERLKRKSLRERWLMDGAAEGPERPEDPATKDPQSPEGQAQARIRNLEDSLFSLQSQLQLLQSASTGAQHRPAGRPAWRREGPRPLSQPAMEAAPTAPTDVDKRTSLPDAPVGMSPESPSDPREESIGVLPASRPSTEAIGTSSEANGPCPGHSPLPEQLSLGVSSVTKAKGDGAVEVVWAGLRATENSATGPTDVELEAKVEEVVLEAIGARQGTSSPELPTWVKEGKGVVEVVWEGLGGRDLDVTGESARDAEATHTSSRRLQEQFEAETCRKEGASRDSLEGVGQGGPGVEEGSFIWVERVALSEDWEEILMEGLEAPQGAGSAGEPEALIGVQPRGGEASWEVEKREVEKVEGIEEKGRAEKLRAEREDGAAVLPDATQGREENEAEKVERKDSEGPFPAEIATDEEKWEVKTTKDEESLEVEKGDEEEPATTEKPLVAEKKPEGSLETERKGSEMPLDQEKDGEDSLDRESKTTEILLDGEIGDKSSLDETKGTKKLLDEETGGEGSLDEETEGSKKLLDREADGIEPSEVDKTSGAKDDVSPEEQGKANDGAEFQAEDASPPGATVCVQEEPRSEEQGLEEPEKQEGLVEGAASKPEPCTEHEGPPGDATPLLAETPAPEQPVESQPLLHQEVSSTNPGDHPAPTYAPAQQLELAEAKEASGPKQKTCQCCVVM; this is encoded by the exons atggctctGCAGACCTCGGTTTTGTCCCCGGCCACACCCAC GGTCATGGCGGAGAGCGCCCTCTATCGGCAGCGGCTGGAGGTCATCGCT GAGAAGCGGCGGCTGCAGGAGGAGATCGGCGCCGCGCGTCGCGAGCTGGAGGAGGAAAAACTCCGCGTGGAACGGCTCAAG AGGAAATCTCTCCGAGAACGTTGGCTCATGGACGGGGCAGCTGAAGGGCCAGAGCGGCCGGAGGACCCCGCCACCAAGGACCCACAGTCGCCTGAGGGACAGGCCCAGGCTCGAATTCGCAACCTGGAAGACAGTTTGTTTTC ACTCCAGTCACAGCTACAGCTGTTGCAAAGTGCGTCCACAGGTGCTCAACACAGACCTGCTGGCAGGCCCGCCTGGCGCAGAGAG GGTCCCCGTCCTCTCTCTCAGCCTGCCATGGAAGCAGCTCCTACCG CCCCCACCGATGTGGACAAGCGAACTTCCCTGCCAGATGCTCCAGTGGGCATGTCCCCCGAGTCTCCTTCTGATCCCAGAGAGGAGTCGATTGGGGTTCTACCAGCCTCGAGGCCATCCACTGAAGCTATAGGGACATCTTCAGAAGCCAATGGCCCCTGCCCTGGGCACAGCCCTCTCCCAGAGCAGCTGAGTCTAGGGGTGTCGAGTGTCACTAAGGCCAAAGGAGATGGTGCAGTGGAGGTGGTTTGGGCTGGGCTTAGAGCCACTGAGAACAGTGCCACAGGCCCCACAGATGTGGAGCTGGAGGCTAAGGTGGAAGAAGTGGTTCTGGAGGCCATTGGGGCCAGGCAGGGCACCAGCAGCCCTGAGCTCCCCACTTGGGTGAAGGAGGGCAAGGGTGTAGTGGAAGTGgtctgggaggggctgggaggcaggGATCTTGATGTCACAGGGGAGTCAGCCAGGGATGCAGAGGCCACGCacaccagttccaggagactcCAGGAGCAATTTGAGGCTGAAACTTGCAGAAAAGAAGGTGCTTCCAGAGATAGTCTTGAGGGTGTTGGGCAGGGAGGTCCTGGAGTAGAGGAGGGGTCCTTCATTTGGGTGGAGAGAGTGGCCCTCAGCGAAGACTGGGAGGAGATTTTGATGGAGGGTTTGGAAGCACCGCAAGGGGCGGGGTCTGCAGGAGAACCTGAGGCTTTGATTGGAGTACAGCCCAGAGGAGGTGAAGCGTCCTgggaggtggagaagagagaagtagagaaagtGGAGGGTatagaagagaagggaagggcagAAAAGCtcagggcagagagggaggatggTGCAGCTGTGCTGCCAGATGCGAcccagggaagagaggaaaacGAGGCAGAAAAGGTAGAGAGAAAAGACAGTGAGGGCCCCTTTCCAGCAGAGATAGCAACAGATGAGGAAAAGTGGGAGGTGAAAACGACGAAAGATGAAGAGTCGTTGGAAGTAGAaaagggagatgaggaggagCCGGCCACCACTGAAAAGCCATTGGTGGCAGAAAAAAAGCCAGAGGGCTcactggagacagagagaaaaggaagtgagATGCCATTGGACCAGGAGAAAGATGGTGAGGACTCATTGGACAGAGAATCAAAAACAACTGAGATACTATTGGATGGAGAGATAGGAGATAAGAGTTCATTGGATGAAACTAAAGGAACCAAGAAACTATTGGATGAGGAGACAGGAGGTGAGGGCTCAttggatgaagaaactgaaggaagtaAGAAACTATTGGACAGGGAGGCAGATGGCATCGAGCCATCTGAGGTGGACAAGACCTCAGGCGCCAAGGATGATGTGAGTCCAGAAGAGCAAGGCAAAGCCAACGATGGAGCAGAGTTCCAGGCCGAGGATGCCAGCCCGCCTGGAGCCACTGTTTGTGTCCAGGAGGAGCCCAGGTCAGAGGAGCAAGGACTGGAAGAACCGGAGAAGCAAGAAGGCCTGGTAGAAGGGGCAGCCAGTAAGCCTGAGCCCTGTACTGAGCATGAGGGTCCCCCAGGGGATGCTACCCCGCTCCTAGCTGAGACCCCAGCCCCGGAGCAGCCTGTGGAAAGCCAGCCACTGCTCCATCAGGAAGTGTCCAGCACTAACCCTGGCGACCACCCTGCACCTACATATGCCCCTGCCCAGCAGCTTGAACTGGCTGAGGCCAAAGAAGCTAGTGGTCCCAAGCAGAAGACGTGCCAGTGTTGTGTGGTCATGTGA
- the Il27ra gene encoding interleukin-27 receptor subunit alpha: MNRLRVARLTPLELLLSLMSLLLGTRPHGSPGPLQCYSVGPLGILNCSWEPSGDLETPSVLYHQSQKYHPNRVREVKVPSKQSWVTIPREQFTMADKLLIWRTQEGQPPWSPVFVNLETQMKPDTPQIFSQVDISEEETLEATVQWAPPVWPLQKVLICQFRYKEYQAEAWTQLEPQLKTVGLTPVEMQNLEPGTCYQVSGRCQVENGYPWGEWSSPMSFLTPFLDPEDVWVSGTVCETSGKRAALLVWKDPRPCVQVTYTVWFGAGDITTTQEEVLCCKSPVPAWMEWAVVSPGNSTSWVPPTNLSLVCLAPELAPCDVGVSSADGSPGIKVTWKQETGKPLEYVVDWAQDGDSLDKLSWTRLPPGNLSTLLPGEFKGGVPYRITVTAVYSGGLAAAPSVWGFREELVPLAGPAVWRLPDDPPGTPVIAWGEVPRHQLRGQATHYTFCIQSRGIFTVCRNVSSQTQTATLPNLHSGSFKLWVTVSTVAGQGPPGPNLSLHLPDNRIRWKALPWVLSLWGLLLIGCGLSLASTRCLQARCLHRRHKLLPQWIWERVPDPANSNSGQPYIKEVSLPQPPKDGPILEVEEVELQPVVESPKASAPIYSGYEKHFLPTPEELGLLRPPAPRI; encoded by the exons ATGAACCGGCTCCGGGTTGCACGCCTCACGCCGTTGGAGCTTCTGCTGTCGCTGATGTCGCTGCTGCTCGGGACGCGGCCCCACG GCAGTCCAGGCCCACTGCAGTGCTACAGCGTCGGTCCCCTGGGAATCCTGAACTGCTCCTGGGAACCTTCAGGCGACTTGGAGACTCCATCTGTGCTGTATCACCAGAGTCAGAAATA CCATCCCAATAGAGTCCGGGAGGTGAAGGTGCCTTCCAAACAGAGTTGGGTGACCATTCCCCGGGAACAGTTCACCATGGCTGACAAACTCCTCATCTGGAGGACACAAGAGGGACAGCCTCCGTGGTCCCCTGTCTTTGTGAACCTGGAGACCCAAA TGAAGCCAGACACCCCCCAGATCTTCTCTCAAGTGGATATTTCTGAGGAAGAAACCCTGGAGGCCACTGTGCAGTGGGCACCGCCCGTGTGGCCACTGCAGAAAGTTCTCATCTGTCAGTTCCGGTACAAGGAATACCAGGCTGAAGCATGGACCCAG CTGGAGCCCCAGCTGAAGACAGTTGGGCTGACTCCTGTTGAGATGCAGAACCTGGAACCTGGCACCTGCTACCAGGTGTCTGGCCGCTGCCAGGTGGAGAACGGATATCCATGGGGCGAGTGGAGTTCGCCCATGTCCTTCCTGACGCCATTCTTAG ATCCTGAAGATGTGTGGGTATCGGGGACCGTCTGTGAAACTTCTGGCAAACGGGCAGCCCTGCTTGTCTGGAAG GACCCAAGACCTTGTGTGCAGGTGACTTACACAGTCtggtttggggctggagatattACTACAACTCAAGAAGAGGTCCTGTGCTGCAAGTCCCCTGTCCCTGCATGGATGGAGTGGGCTGTGGTCTCTCCTGGCAACAGCACCAGCTGGGTGCCTCCCACCAACCTGTCTCTGGTGTGCTTGG CTCCAGAACTTGCCCCCTGTGACGTGGGAGTGAGCAGTGCTGATGGGAGCCCAGGGATAAAGGTGACCTGGAAACAAGAGACCGGGAAACCGTTGGAGTATGTGGTGGACTGGGCTCAAGATGGTGACAGCCTGGACAAGCTCAGCTGGACCCGTCTCCCCCCTGGAAACCTCAGCACATTGTTACCAG GGGAGTTCAAAGGAGGGGTCCCCTATCGAATTACAGTGACTGCAGTATACTCTGGAGGATTAGCTGCTGCACCCTCAGTTTGGGGATTCAGAGAGGAATTAG TACCCCTTGCTGGGCCAGCAGTTTGGAGACTTCCAGATGACCCCCCAGGGACACCTGTTATAGCCTGGGGAGAAGTACCAAGACACCAGCTCAGAGGCCAGGCTACTCACTACACCTTCTGCATACAGAGCAGAGGCATCTTCACAGTCTGCAGGAACG TGAGCAGTCAAACCCAGACTGCCACTCTGCCCAACCTTCACTCGGGTTCCTTCAAGCTGTGGGTGACGGTGTCCACCGTTGCAGGACAGGGCCCGCCTGGTCCCAACCTTTCACTTCACCTACCAG ATAATAGAATCAGGTGGAAAGCTctgccctgggttctgtccctgtGGGGTTTGCTTCTGATAGGCTGTGGGCTGAGCCTGGCCAGTACCAG GTGCTTACAGGCCAGGTGCTTACACCGGCGACACAAGTTGCTTCCccagtggatctgggagagagtTCCTGATCCTGCCAACAGCAATTCTGGGCAACCTTATATCAAG GAGGTGAGCCTGCCCCAGCCACCCAAGGACGGACCCATCCTGGAGGTGGAGGAAGTGGAGCTACAGCCTGTTGTGGAGTCCCCTAAAGCCTCTGCCCCGATTTACTCTGGGTATGAGAAACACTTCCTGCCCACACCAGAGGAGCTGGGCCTTCTGAGGCCTCCCGCCCCCAGGATCTAG
- the Rln3 gene encoding relaxin-3 — MAMRGLLLLASWALLGALGLQAEARPAPYGVKLCGREFIRAVIFTCGGSRWRRADLLAHESLGDFFADGEANTDHLASELDEAVGSSEWLALTKSPQAFYGGRATWQGSPGVVRGSRDVLAGLSSSCCEWGCSKSQISSLC, encoded by the exons ATGGCAATGCGCGGactgctgctgctggcttcctGGGCTCTCCTCGGGGCTCTGGGGCTGCAGGCCGAGGCGAGGCCGGCGCCCTACGGGGTGAAGCTCTGCGGTCGGGAGTTCATCCGCGCGGTCATCTTCACTTGCGGAGGCTCACGATGGCGCCGGGCGGACCTCTTGGCCCACGAATCTCTGG GGGACTTCTTCGCTGATGGAGAAGCCAATACAGACCACCTGGCCAGCGAGCTGGATGAAGCGGTGGGCTCCAGCGAGTGGCTGGCCCTAACCAAATCCCCCCAGGCTTTCTATGGTGGTCGAGCCACCTGGCAAGGGTCACCTGGAGTGGTTCGGGGCAGCAGAGATGTGTTGGCTGGCCTTTCCAGCAGTTGCTGCGAGTGGGGCTGTAGCAAGAGCCAAATTAGCAGCTTGTGCTAG